A genomic stretch from Lathyrus oleraceus cultivar Zhongwan6 chromosome 2, CAAS_Psat_ZW6_1.0, whole genome shotgun sequence includes:
- the LOC127122412 gene encoding uncharacterized protein LOC127122412 — protein sequence MFTTAEIKERLTKAFSSLPENVYKGKLTHSEEIQAFQKYFETVYNPMELVRTVCFASPVLKEKFEKRVAKMKFPKDVKPEFKYDLAFEFEPPKFPNLPTVERKVVKKEKPVAKASSNTASKPTTSSSQGASSAKDAAPEKTKKSSKGSGKPPLMPKKRKVPTESATLVEEDEEETPPTPLEKKQKKNKGKPTTPLISTANQSDPSSDMNPFPPPTISGAVQNKGSLTGAQNLEADNVQNEQETSSPSEDGKKDSKQDEEKDSEEKEDSEDTPSNSPPRVTFPSDYVDEDDQDFDEIEG from the exons ATGTTTACTACTGCTGAAATCAAGGAACGTCTAACGAAGGCCTTTTCATCTTTGCCGGAAAATGTCTACAAGGGTAAGCTTACACATTCTGAAGAAATCCAAGCATTCCAAAAGTACTTTGAAACTGTATATAACCCAATGGAACTTGTTCGAACCGTCTGTTTCGCATCACCAGTTTTAAAAGAGAAATTTGAAAAACGAGTTGCCAAAATGAAATTTCCCAAAGATGTAAAACCTGAATTTAAATATGATTTGGCCTTTGAGTTCGAACCACCCAAATTTCCAAATTTACCCA CTGTTGAAAGGAAGGTGGTGAAGAAAGAGAAGCCTGTGGCGAAAGCTAGTTCGAATACTGCTTCTAAGCCAACTACCTCTTCGAGCCAGGGAGCTTCTTCTGCCAAGGATGCTGCTCCAGAAAAAACAAAGAAGAGTTCAAAG GGTAGTGGCAAGCCTCCTTTAATGCCAAAGAAAAGAAAAGTCCCAACTGAAAGTGCAACCCTTGtcgaagaagatgaagaagaaacTCCTCCAACTCCACTTGAGAAGAAACAGAAAAAGAATAAG GGAAAACCTACTACTCCCCTCATCTCTACTGCCAATCAGAGTGATCCTTCGAGCGATATGAATCCATTTCCTCCTCCGACAATCAGCGGTGCTGTTCAAAACAAAGGATCTTTGACTGGAGCACAAAATCTCGAAGCAGATAATGTCCAGAACGAACAAGAAACCTCTTCTCCTAGCGAAGATGGTAAAAAAGATTCGAAGCAAGATGAAGAGAAGGATTCAGAAGAGAAAGAAGATTCTGAGGATACTCCCAGTAACTCTCCTCCAAGAGTTACGTTCCCTTCAGATTACGTTGACGAAGATGATCAGGATTTTGATGAGATTGAGGGGTAG
- the LOC127122413 gene encoding uncharacterized protein LOC127122413 has translation MMMNELIDLDEERLHALEVLRRQKERVARAYNKRFKGKTFIMNDLVWKVILPMDRKNKTLGKWSPHWERPFRILKAFSNNAYEIEELAEDRRILKVNGKYLKKYKPFVHEVKIITT, from the coding sequence ATGATGATGAATGAACTGATTGATTTGGACGAAGAAAGGTTGCATGCATTAGAAGTATTAAGAAGACAGAAGGAGAGGGTAGCAAGAGCATACAATAAGAGGTTCAAAGGTAAAACTTTCATTATGAATGATTTAGTTTGGAAAGTTATATTACCTATGGATCGAAAGAATAAAACATTAGGAAAATGGTCTCCACATTGGGAACGACCTTTTCGAATTTTAAAAGCATTTTCAAATAATGCATATGAAATAGAAGAACTAGCAGAGGATCGAAGAATCCTAAAAGTAAATGGGAAATACTTAAAGAAGTATAAACCATTTGTGCATGAAGTTAAAATCATAACAACGTAG
- the LOC127122414 gene encoding uncharacterized protein LOC127122414 → MDASNHDMVGVLAREMNTIFSPLIQNVNRTNNDNAQTYQQLSAQMGRIADFLGTPQSSVRRRPNQVIIQEEEPTINQEVPEEQPRRVMMVNRDQDADEVIHRVRRENMMENNLTTMIERIMAQNGLNTGLRRPNYTSPLSEYVLQTELPRGCKIPKFTKFSGDTSESTIEHIARYMIEAGDLANSENLRMKYFPSSLTKKAFTWFTTLPPNSIDTWPHLERLFHENFYMGQTKISLISQY, encoded by the exons atggatgctagtaaccatgatatggtaggagttCTTGCTAGAGAAATGAATACCATTTTTTCTCCCCTAATACAGAATGTAAATAGGACTAACAATGATAATGCCCAAACATACCAACAACTGTCAGCGCAGATGGGACGCATAGCAGATTTCCTAGGCACCCCTCAGTCCTCTGTTCGACGCAGACCAAACCAAGTTATAATCCAGGAAGAAGAACCAACTATAAATCAG GAAGTCCCTGAAGAACAACCTAGGAGAGTAATGATGGTTAATAGAGACCAGGATGCAGACGAAGTAATTCATAGGGTTAGGCGAGAAAACATGATGGAAAATAACTTAACTACTATGATAGAGAGAATCATGGCCCAAAATGGTCTGAATACAGGACTTCGACGGCCAAATTATACCTCTCCTTTATCAGAATACGTCCTACAAACTGAATTACCAAGGGGTTGTAAAatccctaagttcaccaaattctcaggggacactagtgaaTCCACTATAGAACACATAGCCAGATACATGATTGAGGCAGGGGATTTGGCGAACAGTGAGAACCTAAGAATGaaatatttccctagttcttTAACGAAGAAAGCCTTCACGTGGTTTACAACTTTGCCACCAAATTCCATAGATACTTGGCCTCATTTGGAGAGATTATTTCATGAAAATTTCTACATGGGCCAAACTAAGATAAGTCTTATTAGCCAGTATTAA